The following coding sequences lie in one Capsicum annuum cultivar UCD-10X-F1 chromosome 5, UCD10Xv1.1, whole genome shotgun sequence genomic window:
- the LOC107870031 gene encoding uncharacterized protein LOC107870031, giving the protein MGDSNNLEESLKPFYQRASEAEERLARLEISVADKKDLKNEELERTVAQLQSKLKDVTAELEAEHEKGHKEVEQLTSENAKLKYRIKHLVRSLEEALSKSTSK; this is encoded by the exons ATGGGGGACTCAAACAAtcttgaagaatctttgaaaCCTTTTTACCAGAGAGCTTCTGAAGCTGAG GAACGATTGGCAAGACTTGAAATTTCAGTTGCTGATAAGAAAG ATCTGAAAAACGAGGAATTAGAGAGAACAGTTGCTCAACTCCAGTCGAAGCTGAAAGATGTCACTGCTGAGCTTGAAGCAGAACATGAAAAG GGACATAAAGAGGTAGAACAACTTACTTCAGAGAACGCGAAGCTCAAATATCGTATCAAACATCTAGTTAGATCACTAGAGGAGGCTCTTAGCAAGTCGACGTCAAAGTGA
- the LOC107870033 gene encoding probable glycerol-3-phosphate dehydrogenase [NAD(+)] 1, cytosolic: MVGSIEVKSGNGVYSNGSVHNHNGLEEKLDELRHILGKANGDLLRIVCVGAGAWGSVFAALLQDSYGQFRDKVQIRIWRRSGRAVDRSTAEHLFEVINSREDVLRRLIRRCAYLKYVEARLGDRTLYADEILKDGFCLNMIDTPFCPLKVVTNLQEAVWDADLVINGLPSTETRDVFKEIGKYWKERLTVPIIISLAKGIEAELDPVPHIITPTQMINRATGIRVENILYLGGPNIASEIYNKEYANARICGSEKWRKPLAKFLRQPHFIVWDNSDLVTHEVMGGLKNVYAIGAGMVAALTNESATSKSVYFAHCTSEMIFITYLLTEEPERLAGPLLADTYVTLLKGRNAWYGQMIAKGELSLDMGDSISGKGTIQGVSAVGAFYELLSQSSLNVLHPGDNKPVAPVELCPILKTLYKILIKREQGPMAILQALRDENLNDPRDRIEIAQSHAFYRPSLLGQP; encoded by the exons ATGGTTGGTAGTATTGAAGTGAAAAGTGGTAACGGTGTGTACTCGAACGGGAGTGTACACAACCACAATGGTCTAGAGGAGAAGCTTGATGAGCTTAGGCACATTCTTGGTAAGGCCAATGGTGATTTATTGAGAATTGTTTGTGTTGGAGCTGGTGCGTGGGGGAGCGTTTTCGCAGCTTTACTGCAAGATAGTTACGGCCAATTTCGCGATAAGGTTCAAATACGTATATGGCGAAGGTCCGGTAGAGCTGTTGATAGATCCACAGCTGAACATTTGTTTGAAGTGATCAATTCAAGAGAGGATGTGTTGAGGAGGTTGATTCGGAGATGTGCGTATCTCAAGTACGTCGAGGCTAGATTAGGCGATCGGACACTATACGCTGATGAAATCTTGAAAGATGGCTTCTGTTTAAACATGATCGATACGCCATTTTGTCCGCTGAAAGTTGTCACCAACTTGCAAGAAGCTGTGTGGGATGCTGATCTTGTGATCAACGGATTGCCCTCGACTGAAACACGCGATGTTTTTAAGGAAATCGGCAAGTATTGGAAGGAAAGGTTAACTGTACCAATCATCATTTCATTGGCAAAGGGTATCGAGGCTGAACTCGATCCAGTTCCGCATATTATTACTCCGACACAGATGATTAATCGCGCAA CTGGTATACGGGTTGAGAACATCCTTTATCTTGGTGGACCAAATATTGCCTCGGAGATTTACAACAAAGAGTACGCTAACGCTAGGATATGTGGATCGGAAAAATGGAGAAAACCACTCGCAAAGTTCTTAAGGCAACCTCATTTTATCGTATGGGACAACAGCGACCTTGTAACACACGAAGTCATGGGAGGCTTGAAGAATGTCTACGCCATCGGAGCTG GTATGGTAGCTGCACTAACAAATGAGAGCGCTACGAGCAAATCAGTATATTTTGCACATTGTACATCGGAGATGATATTCATCACGTATTTGTTGACTGAAGAACCGGAAAGGCTTGCAGGGCCTCTGCTAGCTGATACATACGTTACATTGTTGAAAGGTCGTAATGCCTGGTACGGTCAAATGATAGCTAAGGGAGAACTGAGTCTCGATATGGGTGATAGCATTAGCGGTAAAGGAACCATCCAG GGAGTTTCTGCTGTCGGAGCATTCTATGAACTTCTAAGTCAGTCGAGTTTGAATGTGTTACATCCTGGAGATAATAAACCCGTTGCACCAGTTGAACTGTGCCCCATCTTGAAGACTTTGTACAAGATACTCATAAAAAG GGAACAAGGTCCTATGGCAATTCTACAGGCACTGAGAGATGAAAACTTGAACGATCCACGCGATCGGATTGAGATTGCACAAAGCCATGCTTTCTACAGGCCTTCACTTCTTGGACAACCTTGA